A single genomic interval of Hemibagrus wyckioides isolate EC202008001 linkage group LG13, SWU_Hwy_1.0, whole genome shotgun sequence harbors:
- the lrrc45 gene encoding leucine-rich repeat-containing protein 45 gives MEDFRRTYQRLCKEAGVELQESVLAQLQEVRAAAGGTKLDLSGQSLTVESCSMLGKTLQNDTLFTQLILSDCMLSEEGTKLLLKGLCSNTTVKLLDLKGNNLRGAGAEALGKLLVRNKVLQRLMLEWNALGMWEEGFSVFCEGLASNSSLIQLDLRNNQINHQGAAEIALALKRNSVLQELDLRWNNIGLLGGRALLEALQQNRTLLQLNMAGNNIPSDVLKAIEQSMDHNADRHSTLRESHGKTQVLSKEIQILKEEKNRQFLNLMETIDKQRDEMGRSSRTSSVRLGQLQEALNERKSAVNSLTAKLQMTEAALALSEQKVNNLGDLLTKTKAERTELMDRQSRELKKQQEDSIQREGKFLREVNSLTEKNHHLKNKLEDAERRCKGQQEQIFELKQELTNSTAELKLRLSQAEQRLDMEKRRSKQALEDMDSLRQKEVDHVNKHLEETERALQDRILKLEGQRIQLEEELSRTKAGMVTERAQAEEELGRVRAQVRLEEQQHLNSMEEKLRSMRQSRDETQSHCTQQKQTITELQSRVGQQSVETDALRRRIDELQQELAGKEQEKVAEVTRVKVELQEQIGHLQAERTVQSGLKEKIAALEREIKALNTTHREALLDKESEISSLQERLRMREAEIQRIREDEAQRASFLQNAILTYVQGSTLGQYSPKK, from the exons ATGGAGGATTTCAGACGAACTTACCAGCGGCTGTGTAAGGAAGCAGGCGTGGAACTCCAGGAGTCGGTCCTGGCCCAGTTGCAGGAGGTCCGGGCCGCGGCCGGCGGCACCAAACTGGACCTAAGTGGCCAGAGCCTGACGGTGGAGTCGTGCTCCATGCTGGGCAAGACGCTGCAGAATGACACGCTTTTCACCCAGCTCATCCTCAGTGACTGTATGCTCAGCGAGGAAG GCACCAAGCTTCTTCTGAAAGGCCTGTGTTCCAACACCACAGTAAAACTGCTGGATCTGAAG GGCAACAATTTGAGGGGTGCAGGAGCAGAGGCGTTGGGGAAGCTGTTGGTAAGAAACAAGGTTTTGCAAAG GCTCATGTTGGAATGGAATGCTTTAGGGATGTGGGAAGAAGGCTTTTCCGTGTTCTGCGAAGGTCTCGCTTCTAATAGTTCTCTTATCCAGCTGGACCTGCGCAACAACCAGATCAACCATCAGGGAGCAGCTGAGATCGCTCTGGCCTTAAAAAGGAACTCGGTCCTACAAGAGCTCG acttgCGCTGGAATAACATCGGCCTGCTGGGCGGCCGCGCTTTGTTAGAAGCTCTACAGCAGAACCGCACTCTCCTCCAGCTCAACATGGCCGGCAACAACATCCCCAGCGACGTCCTCAAAGCTATCG AGCAGTCTATGGATCACAATGCAGACAGACATTCGACCCTGCGGGAAAGCCACGGCAAGACTCAGGTGCTCAGTAAAGAGATCCAGATCCTCAAAGAGGAGAAGAACCGCCAG TTTCTAAATCTGATGGAAACCATTGATAAGCAGAGGGATGAGATGGGGCGGAGCAGCAG AACTTCATCAGTACGCTTGGGACAGCTACAGGAAGCCCTGAACGAACGGAAATCAGCTGTGAATTCCCTCACAGCCAA GTTACAGATGACCGAAGCTGCCCTGGCTCTGTCTGAGCAGAAGGTCAATAACCTGGGAGATCTTCTGACTAAAACCAAAGCGGAGAGGACTGAGCTCATGGACAGACAATCCAGAGAACTGAAGAAACAGCAAGAG gacAGTATTCAGCGCGAAGGGAAGTTTTTGAGGGAAGTGAACAGTCTGACAGAGAAGAACCATCATCTGAAGAACAAG CTGGAGGATGCTGAGCGGCGCTGCAAAGGTCAACAAGAGCAGATCTTTGAGCTGAAGCAGGAGCTGACCAACTCCACTGCAGAGCTAAAATTACGCCTGTCCCAAGCTGAAC AACGCTTGGACATGGAGAAGAGAAGATCCAAGCAAGCTCTTGAAGACATGGACAGTTTGCGTCAGAAAGAG GTCGATCATGTCAATAAGCACCTGGAGGAGACCGAGAGAGCTCTACAAGACCGTATCCTCAAACTCGAGGGTCAGCGGATCCAGCTGGAGGAG GAGCTGAGCCGAACGAAGGCTGGCATGGTGACGGAGAGGGCTCAGGCAGAAGAGGAGCTTGGGAGAGTGCGTGCTCAGGTGCGCCTGGAAGAG cagcagcatctgAACAGCATGGAGGAGAAGTTACGGAGCATGCGTCAGTCACGCGACGAGACTCAGAGCCACTGCACACAGCAGAAGCAGACCATCACTGAGCTGCAGAGCCGAGTCGGTCAGCAGAGCGTAGAGACGGACGCCCTGCGGCGCAGGATAGACGAGCTGCAGCAG GAGCTTGCAGGGAAAGAGCAGGAGAAGGTGGCGGAGGTGACGCGGGTGAAGGTAGAGTTACAGGAGCAGATCGGCCACTTGCAAGCCGAGAGGACGGTGCAGAGCGGCTTAAAGGAGAAGATCGCTGCtttggagagagagataaagg CACTTAACACAACTCATCGAGAAGCACTTCTGGACAAAGAAAGCGAGATCTCGTCTCTGCAGGAGCGCCTGCGCATGCGGGAAGCGGAGATCCAGCGTATACGCGAGGACGAGGCGCAGAGAGCCAGTTTCCTTCAGAACGCCATCCTAACCTATGTTCAAGGTTCCACTCTTGGACAGTACAGCCCAAAAAAATGA
- the cabp5a gene encoding calcium-binding protein 5a — MTACIFIRGGKIERELADDEIEELREAFEEFDKDKDGLISCKDLGNLMRTMGYMPTEMELIELGQNINMNLGGQVDFEDFVELMAPKLLAETAGMIGMKELRDAFKQFDMDGDGEITTEELKLAMSKLLGENMSHKEIDAVVREVDDNGDGTVDFEEFVKMMSSC, encoded by the exons ATGACCGCGTGCATCTTTATACGAGGAGGGAAGATT gagAGAGAATTGGCGGATGACGAGATTGAAG AGCTGCGTGAGGCGTTTGAAGAGTTTGATAAGGATAAGGATGGACTGATCAGCTGTAAAGATCTGGGCAACCTGATGAGAACTATGGGTTACATGCCTACGGAGATGGAGCTGATCGAACTTGGACAGAATATCAACATGAACC TGGGAGGACAGGTGGATTTTGAAGACTTTGTGGAACTGATGGCACCAAAACTCCTGGCTGAAACAGCTGGCATGATTGGCATGAAAGAGCTGAGGGATGCCTTCAAACAG TTTGACATGGACGGTGATGGAGAGATCACGACAGAAGAGCTGAAGTTAGCTATGAGTAAGCTGTTGGGGGAAAACATGAGTCACAAAGAGATCGACGCCGTGGTCAGAGAGGTCGATGACAACGGTGATGGAACTGTGGACTTTGAAG AGTTTGTGAAAATGATGTCAAGCTGCTGA